A single Apium graveolens cultivar Ventura unplaced genomic scaffold, ASM990537v1 ctg559, whole genome shotgun sequence DNA region contains:
- the LOC141702727 gene encoding uncharacterized protein LOC141702727, which translates to MVIAWIHNNVSDSIKNSILFVNNASDAWKILEKRFQVVNGSRKYKLCRDLFNLKQNGVSLLEYYTAMSIIWSELEDMNALPFLNGLDDEYGAPRSQLLMMDPFPSVEMACSVIQQEETQRETLKMTVGQSSEIAVMYSK; encoded by the exons ATGGTAATTGCTTGGATTCATAATAATGTCTCAGATTCTATTAAGAACTCGATATTGTTTGTTAATAATGCTAGTGATGCGTGGAAAATACTGGAAAAACGATTTCAAGTTGTGAATGGATCTAGGAAGTATAAACTGTGTAGAGATTTgtttaatctgaaacaaaatgGAGTATCACTTCTTGAATATTATACTGCTATGAGTATCATCTGGTCAGAATTGGAAGATATGAATGCCTTGCCT TTTTTGAATGGTTTAGATGATGAGTATGGGGCTCCTAGGAGTCAATTGTTAATGATGGATCCATTTCCAAGTGTGGAAATGGCTTGTTCTGTGATTCAACAAGAAGAGACACAGAGAGAAACATTAAAAATGACTGTGGGTCAGAGTAGTGAAATAGCTGTAATGTATAGCAAATGA